The Effusibacillus pohliae DSM 22757 genome segment ATCGTCAGCAAGCCGATGCTGACTAAGAGGAGGATGGTGACCAGCAGGAGGAAGTCCGGACGATGGCGGGTCAGGTTCATCTGCAGCTCTCCCTCAGCAAAAATCCTGTTTGGAATCTATTCGACACGGCGGCCGCCAACCCCTTTTGCCGGCTGCAGATGCCTTGCTGGCGATCTAGCAGAAAATCAACAAAAAAGATGCCGGATCGCTTATAATAGTTGACGTATTTTCTGTTTCAGAGAAAGCAGGTGGAAAGGTTGGTCAGTGTCGACTGGCTGAAACGGCACGCGAAAGACTTCGATTTCCTATTGCTGCTTGTGATCATCGGCATCTCGGTGATCAGTTATCTGGCGGTGTATTCCGCCACGATCACGCGGCCTGAACTGCAGGCGTATCATCAGAAACAGTTGCTGTGGCAGATTTTTGGATTTGCCGTGTTTTTTCCGCTGGTGCTGACCGATTACCGGATTTTTACGAACAGCCGCCTGTTGTGGATTGGCTACGCGATGACGATGGTATTGCTTGTGATCGCGCTTTTTTCCCCGGAAACCAACGGGCAGCGAAGCTGGATCTACCTGCCCGGGTTCCAGCTTCAACCATCCGAGTTCGGCAAACTGTTCGCGATTATGGGAATGGCGTATTATATGGCTAGGCTGAAGGAAAAAGAGGAACTGTTCACCTGGTACCACTTTTTGCGGGTGGCGGGCATCTGGTTGGGACCGTTTCTCCTGATTATGATGGAACCGGATCTCGGCCAGGGACTGGTGATGGTCGGACTGTTTTGCGCGATGATGATGCTGGTTCTCGATCGCAAGCTGCTGCGGATTTTCGGCAGCATCGCGGCGGTGTTCGTGATCGGGTATTTTGTGCTGGTGACCAGTTTCCCGGCTACCTACCTGAAACTTGTGCAGCTTCTGCCGCTGAAAGGGTATCAGAAACTCCGGTTTCTGGCGGTGGTCGACCCGACGCTGGCCGGCCGGGACAGCGGCGGCTTTCAGTTGCTGCAGGGGATCATTGCGATCGGCAACGGGCAACTGTGGGGCCGGGGCATGCAGGGCGGTTCCCAGACGCAGGGGGCGTTTGTTCCGGAGCAGCATACCGATATGATCTTTACGGCGATTTCGGAAGCATACGGATTTGTCGGGGCGTCCGCCCTGCTCCTGCTGTATTTTGTCATGCTGCAGCGGATGGTGAAGATTGCGGTCACGGCCAACGATCCGTTCGGAACCTATTTTATCACCGGCGCTTTGGGCATGTTTGGCTTCCAGATTTTCGAGAACATCGGCATGACACTGCTGCTGCTGCCGATGACCGGCATCA includes the following:
- a CDS encoding FtsW/RodA/SpoVE family cell cycle protein, with product MERLVSVDWLKRHAKDFDFLLLLVIIGISVISYLAVYSATITRPELQAYHQKQLLWQIFGFAVFFPLVLTDYRIFTNSRLLWIGYAMTMVLLVIALFSPETNGQRSWIYLPGFQLQPSEFGKLFAIMGMAYYMARLKEKEELFTWYHFLRVAGIWLGPFLLIMMEPDLGQGLVMVGLFCAMMMLVLDRKLLRIFGSIAAVFVIGYFVLVTSFPATYLKLVQLLPLKGYQKLRFLAVVDPTLAGRDSGGFQLLQGIIAIGNGQLWGRGMQGGSQTQGAFVPEQHTDMIFTAISEAYGFVGASALLLLYFVMLQRMVKIAVTANDPFGTYFITGALGMFGFQIFENIGMTLLLLPMTGITLPFVSYGGTSLLVNFMIMGIVQSIAIRRRKLRF